One Pseudomonas muyukensis DNA segment encodes these proteins:
- a CDS encoding hybrid sensor histidine kinase/response regulator, protein MPEPEILALRQRNAELELRLAQRESDDNLYRFLFDTMDEGFCVIEFFDGPHGPLSDYVHVVANAAYARHAGIANVVGQKLREMVPDEADGWVARYGAVLRTGEPLQFEQELVATGRVLAVTTFRIEPPERRQVAVLFKDVTERKRAEHALQALNDQLEQRVAEALAERGLFAELVEHSVARVYVVNTELRLLAVNQRAVKDFAFLFGHRLKAGDSLPECLASFPEERARSEAMWQRALDGESYIETIEYGRGARLRHYDLRFNPLRDTCGTIIGAYLFIYDISRQVDEQQRRLKAEDALRQAQKMEAVGQLTGGIAHDFNNLLGGILGAQELLRQRLEQGRHAEIPALLDTAGHSAKRAAALIHRLLAFSRRQTLLPQATAVGELVKDMEDLIHRSVGPAISVQVQCATDLWPSFIDPPQLESALLNLCINARDALPAGGMIDIRCDNRWLGDTDAATLDLPCGPYLCLSVQDNGRGMAQEVLAKAIDPFFTTKPLGQGTGLGLSMAYGFVRQSGGQLQITSSPGAGTRVDLYLPRHGEAAIAQPAPSAAPAQVQRAAARILLVEDQAALRLVIGDVLEELGHRVESVEHGPAALKLLESGYVPQLLISDIGLPAGLNGRQVAERCRARFPGLPVLYITGYDESAALSDGKLPPRTQVLLKPFELPDLIDSVAGLLGDLAH, encoded by the coding sequence ATGCCCGAACCTGAAATCCTCGCGTTGCGCCAGCGCAACGCCGAACTCGAGCTCCGCCTGGCCCAGCGGGAAAGCGACGACAACCTGTACCGCTTCCTGTTCGACACCATGGACGAAGGGTTCTGTGTCATCGAGTTCTTCGACGGTCCCCATGGGCCACTGAGCGACTATGTGCATGTCGTGGCCAACGCCGCCTACGCCCGCCATGCCGGCATTGCCAATGTGGTCGGGCAGAAGCTGCGGGAAATGGTACCCGACGAAGCCGACGGCTGGGTGGCGCGCTATGGCGCGGTCCTGCGTACCGGCGAGCCGCTGCAGTTCGAGCAGGAGCTGGTGGCCACTGGCAGGGTACTGGCGGTCACCACGTTCCGTATCGAGCCGCCCGAACGTCGTCAGGTGGCAGTGCTGTTCAAGGATGTCACCGAGCGAAAGCGTGCCGAACACGCCTTGCAAGCGCTCAACGACCAGCTCGAACAGCGGGTCGCAGAGGCCCTGGCCGAGCGCGGCCTGTTCGCCGAGCTGGTCGAGCACAGCGTGGCACGGGTGTATGTGGTGAATACCGAACTGCGCTTGCTGGCCGTCAATCAGCGCGCGGTGAAAGACTTCGCGTTCCTCTTCGGGCATCGCCTCAAGGCAGGAGACAGCCTGCCCGAATGCCTGGCCAGTTTCCCCGAGGAGCGTGCGCGGTCCGAAGCCATGTGGCAGCGGGCGCTGGACGGCGAAAGCTACATCGAGACCATCGAGTACGGCCGTGGTGCTCGCCTGCGCCATTACGATCTGCGCTTCAACCCGCTACGCGATACCTGTGGCACGATCATCGGCGCCTACCTGTTCATCTATGACATCAGCCGCCAGGTCGATGAGCAGCAACGTCGGCTCAAGGCCGAGGACGCCCTGCGCCAGGCGCAGAAAATGGAAGCGGTGGGCCAGCTCACCGGCGGCATCGCCCACGATTTCAACAACCTGTTGGGCGGCATACTCGGCGCCCAGGAACTGCTGCGCCAACGCCTGGAACAAGGGCGCCACGCCGAAATCCCGGCCCTGCTCGACACTGCCGGGCACTCGGCCAAGCGCGCCGCCGCGCTGATCCACCGCCTGCTGGCCTTCTCCCGACGCCAGACCTTGCTGCCCCAGGCCACCGCGGTGGGCGAACTGGTCAAGGACATGGAAGACCTGATCCATCGCAGTGTCGGACCAGCCATCAGCGTGCAGGTGCAGTGCGCTACCGACCTGTGGCCATCCTTCATCGACCCGCCGCAACTGGAAAGCGCACTGCTCAACCTGTGCATCAACGCCCGGGACGCCCTACCGGCCGGCGGCATGATCGATATCAGATGCGACAACCGCTGGCTGGGCGACACCGATGCCGCCACCCTCGACCTGCCCTGCGGCCCGTACCTGTGCCTGAGCGTCCAGGACAATGGCCGCGGCATGGCGCAAGAAGTGCTGGCCAAAGCCATCGATCCGTTCTTCACCACCAAGCCGCTGGGCCAGGGTACCGGGTTGGGGCTGTCGATGGCCTATGGCTTCGTGCGCCAGTCCGGTGGTCAGTTGCAGATCACCTCCAGCCCGGGCGCTGGCACCCGGGTGGACCTGTACCTGCCGCGCCACGGCGAAGCCGCCATCGCCCAGCCTGCGCCCAGCGCGGCGCCCGCCCAGGTGCAACGCGCCGCAGCACGGATCCTGCTGGTCGAAGACCAGGCCGCGTTGCGCCTGGTCATCGGCGATGTGCTCGAAGAGCTCGGTCATCGCGTCGAAAGCGTGGAGCACGGCCCCGCCGCGCTGAAGCTGCTGGAAAGCGGCTATGTGCCGCAACTGCTGATCAGCGACATCGGCCTGCCCGCAGGGCTCAACGGCCGGCAAGTCGCCGAGCGCTGCCGTGCCCGCTTCCCAGGCTTGCCCGTGCTGTATATCACCGGCTACGACGAAAGCGCGGCACTGAGCGACGGCAAGCTGCCGCCGCGCACCCAGGTCCTGCTCAAGCCCTTCGAGCTGCCCGACCTGATCGACAGCGTCGCCGGGCTACTCGGCGACCTGGCACATTAG
- the mapR gene encoding GntR family transcriptional regulator MpaR (MapR regulates genes involved in Pseudomonas quinolone signal (PQS) production and anthranilate metabolism) — protein MKRYERFADDIAELIRSGVLGPGQRVPSVRYASQTHGVSPSTVFQAYYLLERRGLIRARPRSGYFVNAHAPRPFNEPQAQAPASESTEVDVSGLVFSILDSIKDPHTVPFGSAFPSPALFPLQRLARSLASASRAMDPRMVVTDLSPGNPQLRRQIALRYMVAGLMLPMEELLITNGALEALNLCLQAVTQPGDLVAIEAPAFYACLQVLERLKLKAVEIPVHPREGMDLGVLAQTLEKHPVKAVWCMTNFQNPVGASMPEAKKQQLVELLRRHQVPLIEDDVYAELYYAQQAPKPAKAFDTEGLVMHCGSFAKSLAPGYRIGWVAAGRFAQKIERLKLMTSLCASMPAQAAIADYLQHGGYDRHLRKLRYALEGQQANMLAAIGRHFPAQTRVSQPSGGYFLWLELPEQMDALKLFHMALAQGISIAPGPIFSPTRRFGNCIRLNYGSPWGDAPEQAMETLGRIVRSF, from the coding sequence ATGAAACGCTACGAACGATTTGCCGACGACATTGCCGAACTGATCCGCTCCGGGGTCCTGGGCCCCGGCCAGCGGGTGCCTTCGGTGCGCTATGCCAGCCAGACCCACGGGGTCAGCCCGTCCACGGTATTCCAGGCCTACTACCTGCTGGAACGCCGCGGCCTGATCCGTGCCCGGCCGCGTTCGGGCTACTTCGTCAACGCCCATGCGCCACGCCCGTTCAACGAACCCCAGGCCCAGGCACCGGCCAGCGAGTCCACCGAGGTGGACGTCAGCGGCCTGGTGTTCTCGATCCTCGACTCGATCAAGGACCCGCACACCGTGCCGTTCGGCTCGGCATTCCCCAGCCCGGCGCTGTTCCCACTGCAGCGCCTGGCCCGCTCGCTGGCCAGCGCCAGCCGCGCCATGGACCCACGCATGGTGGTCACCGACCTGTCGCCGGGCAACCCGCAGCTACGCCGGCAGATCGCCCTGCGCTACATGGTCGCCGGGCTGATGCTGCCGATGGAGGAACTGCTGATCACCAACGGCGCGCTGGAAGCGCTCAACCTGTGCCTGCAGGCGGTCACCCAGCCGGGCGACCTGGTGGCCATCGAGGCGCCGGCCTTCTATGCCTGCCTGCAGGTGCTCGAACGCCTCAAGCTCAAGGCCGTGGAGATCCCGGTTCACCCACGCGAAGGCATGGACCTGGGGGTGCTGGCCCAGACCCTGGAGAAGCACCCGGTCAAGGCCGTGTGGTGCATGACCAACTTCCAGAACCCTGTGGGCGCGAGCATGCCGGAGGCGAAGAAACAGCAACTGGTGGAACTGCTGCGTCGCCACCAGGTGCCGCTGATCGAGGACGATGTCTACGCCGAGCTGTACTACGCGCAACAGGCCCCCAAACCCGCCAAGGCCTTCGACACCGAGGGCCTGGTGATGCATTGCGGTTCGTTCGCCAAGAGCCTGGCACCGGGCTATCGCATCGGCTGGGTCGCCGCCGGGCGCTTCGCCCAGAAGATCGAACGGCTCAAGCTGATGACCTCGCTGTGCGCCTCGATGCCGGCCCAGGCCGCCATCGCCGACTATCTGCAGCATGGCGGCTATGACCGCCACCTGCGCAAGCTGCGCTATGCCCTCGAGGGCCAGCAGGCCAACATGCTCGCCGCCATCGGCCGGCATTTCCCGGCGCAGACCCGGGTCAGCCAGCCTTCCGGCGGCTACTTCCTGTGGCTGGAGCTGCCCGAGCAAATGGACGCGCTGAAACTGTTCCACATGGCCCTGGCCCAGGGCATCAGCATCGCCCCGGGGCCGATCTTCTCGCCGACCCGGCGCTTCGGCAACTGCATCCGCCTGAACTACGGCAGCCCCTGGGGCGACGCCCCGGAACAGGCCATGGAGACCCTCGGGCGCATCGTGCGCTCGTTCTAG
- the ccoG gene encoding cytochrome c oxidase accessory protein CcoG: MSDRIPFRVIEIDPAASHKSKSQSAGGIHTRSFSGFYRNLRILFAGALFVLFFGTAWLQWNGRQAVLWDLAESKFHIFGATFWPQDFILLSALLIICAFGLFAITVFAGRVWCGYSCPQSTWTWLFMWCEKITEGDRNQRIKLAAAPWGVEKIARRSLKHGLWLAIGLLTGLTFVGYFTPIRPLAAELFSLELGGVALFWILFFTAATYLNAGWLREAVCMHMCPYARFQSVMFDKDTLAVAYDPSRGEARGPRKKGSDPRNQGLGDCIDCTLCVQVCPTGIDIRDGLQMACIGCAACIDACDGVMDKMGYARGLIGYKSEHNLQGGKTHWLRPRLLGYATALTVMIGALLVALQMRPMVSMDVIKDRGLFRENALGQIENIYLLKIINKTQEPQHYRLRLVDADGFELHGRTEVTLAAGEMSELPVSVAMLAERPASSSQTLTFEIQDSDQPGVRSTANSRFVAPMNR, translated from the coding sequence ATGAGCGATAGAATCCCCTTCCGAGTCATCGAGATTGACCCCGCCGCCAGCCACAAGAGCAAAAGCCAGAGCGCTGGCGGCATCCATACCCGCAGTTTCAGCGGCTTCTACCGCAACCTGCGCATCCTCTTCGCCGGCGCGCTGTTCGTGCTGTTCTTCGGCACCGCCTGGTTGCAGTGGAACGGCCGCCAGGCGGTGCTCTGGGACCTGGCCGAAAGCAAGTTCCACATCTTCGGCGCCACCTTCTGGCCGCAGGATTTCATCCTCCTGTCGGCACTGTTGATCATCTGCGCCTTCGGCCTGTTCGCCATCACCGTGTTCGCCGGCCGCGTCTGGTGCGGCTACAGTTGCCCGCAGAGCACCTGGACCTGGCTGTTCATGTGGTGCGAGAAAATCACCGAAGGCGACCGCAACCAGCGCATCAAGCTGGCCGCCGCGCCCTGGGGCGTGGAGAAGATCGCCCGGCGCAGCCTCAAGCACGGGCTGTGGCTGGCCATCGGCCTGCTCACCGGCCTGACGTTCGTTGGCTACTTCACCCCGATCCGGCCCCTGGCCGCAGAACTGTTCAGCCTCGAGCTGGGTGGCGTGGCACTGTTCTGGATCCTGTTCTTCACCGCCGCTACCTACCTCAACGCCGGCTGGCTGCGCGAGGCGGTGTGCATGCACATGTGCCCCTACGCGCGCTTCCAGAGCGTGATGTTCGACAAGGACACCCTGGCGGTGGCCTACGACCCCAGCCGCGGCGAAGCCCGTGGCCCGCGCAAGAAAGGCAGCGACCCGCGCAACCAGGGCCTGGGCGATTGCATCGACTGCACCCTGTGCGTGCAGGTCTGCCCCACCGGCATCGATATCCGTGACGGCCTGCAGATGGCCTGCATCGGCTGCGCCGCCTGTATCGACGCCTGCGATGGGGTGATGGACAAGATGGGCTACGCCCGCGGCCTGATCGGCTACAAGTCCGAGCACAACCTGCAAGGCGGCAAGACCCACTGGCTGCGCCCGCGCCTGCTGGGCTACGCCACGGCCCTGACGGTGATGATCGGCGCGCTGCTGGTCGCCCTGCAGATGCGCCCGATGGTGTCGATGGATGTGATCAAGGACCGCGGCCTGTTCCGCGAAAACGCCCTGGGCCAGATCGAGAACATCTACTTGCTCAAGATCATCAACAAGACCCAGGAACCCCAGCACTATCGCCTGCGTTTGGTGGACGCCGACGGCTTCGAGCTGCATGGGCGTACCGAAGTCACCCTGGCCGCCGGTGAGATGAGCGAGTTGCCGGTGTCGGTGGCGATGCTGGCCGAGCGCCCGGCCAGCAGCTCGCAGACGCTGACCTTCGAGATCCAGGACAGCGACCAGCCGGGCGTGCGCAGCACCGCCAACAGCCGTTTCGTTGCGCCGATGAACCGCTGA
- a CDS encoding DUF3203 family protein produces MPVEVDPSTRRCTLIGDHIRLEGSGPEIEIVTDEQLRMSLAILAGERIPITESEADALTVAGAVDSRRHLKSSAPGSVI; encoded by the coding sequence ATGCCCGTTGAAGTCGACCCCAGCACCCGTCGTTGCACCTTGATCGGCGACCATATACGCCTGGAAGGCAGCGGCCCTGAAATCGAGATCGTCACCGATGAACAGTTGCGCATGTCGCTGGCCATCCTGGCCGGCGAGCGCATTCCCATCACCGAAAGCGAAGCCGACGCGTTGACTGTCGCAGGTGCGGTGGATAGCCGCAGGCATCTGAAGAGCAGCGCTCCAGGCTCGGTAATTTAA
- a CDS encoding MgtC/SapB family protein, with translation MQTIGAVIQAEFADITDEGEVTRILLRLLMAAVLGAVLGFERESKGKSAGVRTHMLVSMGAALFVLAPGMAGADEQALSRVIQGIVAGIGFLGAGTILKGNGQDTSHVKGLTTAAGLWMTAAIGTAAGMGREATALISTVLALLVLASMPVLVEKVEGEQEEKRREEEGKEEGRKH, from the coding sequence ATGCAAACGATAGGCGCGGTCATTCAGGCCGAATTCGCCGATATCACCGACGAAGGCGAAGTGACGCGCATCCTCTTACGCCTGCTGATGGCCGCCGTACTGGGCGCGGTGCTGGGCTTCGAGCGCGAAAGCAAGGGCAAGTCGGCCGGGGTGCGCACCCACATGCTGGTGTCCATGGGCGCGGCGCTGTTCGTGCTGGCGCCGGGCATGGCCGGCGCCGATGAGCAGGCCCTGAGCCGGGTGATCCAGGGTATCGTCGCCGGGATCGGTTTTCTCGGCGCGGGCACCATCCTCAAGGGCAACGGCCAGGACACCAGCCACGTGAAAGGATTGACCACCGCCGCCGGGCTGTGGATGACCGCAGCCATAGGTACCGCCGCCGGCATGGGCCGTGAAGCCACGGCACTGATCAGCACGGTGCTGGCGCTGCTGGTATTGGCCAGCATGCCGGTGCTGGTGGAGAAGGTGGAAGGGGAACAGGAGGAGAAGCGCCGGGAGGAGGAGGGCAAGGAGGAGGGCAGGAAGCACTGA
- a CDS encoding hydroxymethylglutaryl-CoA lyase encodes MTLPEKVRLVEVGPRDGLQNEAQPISVADKVRLVDDLSEAGLGYIEVGSFVSPKWVPQMAGSSEVFAGIRQREGVTYAALAPNLRGFEDALAAGVKEVAVFAAASESFSQRNINCSISESLKRFEPIMEAARNHDIRVRGYVSCVLGCPYEGAVRAEQVASVARALHQMGCYEVSLGDTIGTGTAGATRRLFEVVSAQVPRAQLAGHFHDTYGQALANVYASLLEGISVFDSSVAGLGGCPYAKGATGNVASEDVVYLLQGLGIDTGIDLDRLIAAGLRISEVLGRVTGSRVARARTAH; translated from the coding sequence ATGACATTGCCCGAGAAAGTCCGCCTGGTCGAAGTCGGCCCGCGCGACGGCCTGCAGAACGAAGCCCAGCCCATCAGTGTCGCCGACAAGGTGCGCCTGGTGGACGACCTCAGCGAGGCGGGGCTGGGGTATATCGAGGTGGGCAGTTTCGTGTCGCCCAAGTGGGTGCCGCAGATGGCGGGTTCCAGCGAAGTGTTCGCCGGCATTCGCCAGCGCGAAGGTGTTACCTATGCCGCGCTGGCCCCCAACCTGCGTGGCTTCGAAGACGCCCTGGCCGCCGGGGTGAAGGAAGTGGCGGTGTTCGCCGCCGCGTCGGAGTCATTCTCGCAACGCAATATCAACTGCTCGATCAGCGAGAGCCTGAAGCGCTTCGAGCCGATCATGGAGGCGGCGCGCAACCATGACATACGGGTGCGCGGTTATGTCTCCTGCGTGCTCGGCTGCCCGTACGAGGGGGCTGTTCGCGCCGAACAGGTCGCATCAGTGGCCCGCGCCCTGCACCAGATGGGCTGCTACGAGGTATCGCTGGGCGACACCATCGGCACCGGCACCGCCGGTGCTACCCGCCGGCTGTTCGAGGTGGTCTCGGCGCAGGTGCCCCGCGCGCAGCTGGCCGGGCATTTCCACGACACCTATGGCCAGGCGCTGGCCAACGTCTACGCCAGCCTGCTCGAAGGCATCAGCGTGTTCGACAGCTCCGTGGCCGGCCTGGGCGGCTGCCCGTATGCCAAGGGCGCCACGGGCAACGTCGCCAGCGAGGATGTGGTGTACCTGCTGCAAGGACTGGGCATCGACACCGGCATCGACCTGGACCGCCTGATTGCCGCCGGCCTGCGCATCAGCGAGGTGCTGGGCCGCGTCACCGGTTCGCGCGTGGCGCGCGCACGGACCGCGCACTGA
- a CDS encoding MerR family transcriptional regulator → MSSQTYSISDLSRELDITTRAIRFYEEQGLLSPERRGLERIYSARDKVTLKLILRGKRIGFSLAECRELIELYDPSGGNQKQLHSMLAKIAERRAQLEQQMLDIQQMHLELDTAQERCEQALAATLNTPHNHR, encoded by the coding sequence ATGAGCAGCCAGACCTACAGCATCTCCGACCTGTCCCGCGAACTGGACATCACCACCCGCGCCATCCGCTTCTATGAGGAGCAGGGCCTGCTCAGCCCCGAACGACGCGGCCTGGAGCGCATCTACTCGGCGCGCGACAAGGTCACCCTCAAGCTGATCCTGCGCGGCAAGCGCATTGGTTTCTCGCTGGCAGAATGCCGCGAACTGATCGAGCTCTACGACCCCTCCGGCGGCAACCAGAAGCAGCTGCACAGCATGCTGGCCAAGATCGCCGAGCGCCGCGCCCAGCTGGAGCAGCAGATGCTCGATATCCAGCAGATGCACCTGGAGCTGGACACCGCCCAGGAGCGCTGCGAGCAGGCCCTGGCCGCCACCTTGAACACACCGCACAACCACCGTTGA
- a CDS encoding shikimate 5-dehydrogenase: MIIPPSRDTVLCISLAGRPGTFGVRFHNHLYQQLGLDYYYKAMTTQDLPAAVAGIRALGVRGCGVSMPYKEACMALVDEVDPSAAAIESVNTLVNTAGHLKAYNTDYLAVRQLLAQHQLDPATGFALRGSGGMAKAVASALRDAGFAEGTIVARNEQAGRQLADVCGYRWLPELGDLCPPMLINVTPIGMAGGPEAQQLAFAETAIAAAEWVFDVVAMPERTPLIQAAQALGKPLITGLEVIALQALEQFVLYTGVRPSDAQVAAAVAYARDI; this comes from the coding sequence ATGATCATTCCACCCAGCCGGGACACGGTCCTGTGCATTTCCTTGGCCGGTCGCCCCGGTACCTTCGGCGTGCGCTTTCACAACCACCTGTACCAGCAGTTGGGCCTGGACTACTACTACAAGGCCATGACCACCCAGGACCTGCCGGCGGCGGTGGCGGGCATCCGCGCCCTGGGGGTGCGTGGCTGTGGTGTGTCGATGCCGTACAAGGAAGCCTGCATGGCGCTGGTGGATGAAGTCGACCCCTCGGCGGCGGCCATCGAGTCGGTCAATACCCTGGTCAATACCGCTGGGCATCTCAAGGCCTATAACACCGACTACCTGGCGGTGCGCCAGTTGCTGGCGCAGCATCAGCTCGACCCGGCGACCGGCTTCGCCCTGCGCGGCAGTGGTGGCATGGCCAAGGCCGTGGCCAGCGCGCTGCGCGACGCCGGGTTCGCCGAGGGCACCATCGTCGCGCGCAATGAGCAGGCCGGGCGCCAGTTGGCGGATGTCTGCGGTTATCGCTGGTTGCCCGAGCTGGGCGACCTGTGCCCGCCGATGCTGATCAACGTCACCCCGATCGGCATGGCCGGTGGGCCCGAGGCGCAGCAGCTGGCCTTTGCCGAGACGGCCATCGCCGCAGCCGAGTGGGTGTTCGACGTGGTGGCGATGCCGGAGCGCACGCCGTTGATCCAGGCGGCTCAAGCGCTGGGCAAGCCGCTGATCACCGGGCTGGAGGTGATTGCCCTGCAGGCGCTGGAGCAATTCGTGTTGTACACCGGCGTGCGCCCAAGCGATGCACAAGTGGCGGCGGCGGTGGCGTACGCCCGGGATATCTAG
- the gloA gene encoding lactoylglutathione lyase, whose protein sequence is MSLHDLQALPGVTAQPDTATAQFVFNHTMLRVKDIEKSLDFYTRVLGFRLVDKRDFPEAAFSLYFLALVDPAQIPTDDAERHRWMKSIPGVLELTHNHGTENDPAFAYHNGNTDPRGFGHICISVPDVRVACARFEALDVPFQKRLQDGRMNHLAFVKDPDGYWVEVIQPTDLQG, encoded by the coding sequence ATGAGCCTGCACGATCTTCAAGCGCTGCCCGGCGTCACCGCCCAGCCAGACACCGCCACCGCCCAGTTCGTCTTCAACCACACCATGCTGCGGGTCAAGGACATCGAGAAGTCCCTGGACTTCTACACCCGTGTCCTGGGCTTTCGCCTGGTGGACAAACGCGACTTCCCGGAGGCGGCCTTCAGCCTGTACTTCCTGGCCCTGGTCGACCCGGCGCAGATTCCGACCGACGATGCCGAACGCCACCGGTGGATGAAGTCGATCCCGGGCGTGCTCGAGCTGACCCACAACCACGGCACCGAGAACGACCCGGCGTTCGCCTACCACAACGGCAATACCGACCCTCGCGGTTTTGGCCACATCTGCATTTCGGTGCCGGACGTGCGGGTTGCCTGCGCGCGTTTCGAGGCGCTGGACGTGCCCTTCCAGAAGCGCCTGCAAGATGGCCGCATGAACCACCTGGCCTTCGTCAAGGACCCGGATGGCTACTGGGTCGAAGTGATCCAGCCGACCGACCTGCAAGGCTGA
- a CDS encoding histone-like nucleoid-structuring protein, MvaT/MvaU family, giving the protein MSRLAEFRAAEKALQEQMAQLEALKKDAGLKREIEFEQKLVGLMKSYDKSLRDIVAILDPKASQRAPAVAAKQQRRPRVVKVYENPHTGELIETKGGNHRGLKAWKQQYGAQTVETWVR; this is encoded by the coding sequence GTGTCCAGACTTGCAGAGTTTCGTGCTGCCGAAAAAGCGCTTCAGGAACAGATGGCACAACTGGAGGCGCTGAAAAAGGATGCCGGCCTTAAACGCGAAATCGAATTCGAGCAGAAACTAGTCGGCCTGATGAAAAGCTACGACAAGAGCCTGCGCGACATCGTCGCCATCCTCGACCCAAAAGCCAGCCAGCGTGCCCCGGCCGTGGCCGCCAAGCAGCAGCGCCGCCCGCGGGTGGTGAAGGTCTACGAGAACCCGCATACCGGCGAGCTGATCGAAACCAAGGGTGGCAACCACCGTGGCCTGAAGGCCTGGAAGCAACAGTACGGCGCACAGACGGTGGAAACCTGGGTGCGCTGA
- a CDS encoding OprD family porin, with product MFAPFPLAPGRRVAGLFFLCVGANAQAAGFLEDSSAKVEARNVYFNRDFRDGHSSSSQGASKREEWAQGFILNVQSGYTQGPVGFGVDALGMVGFKLDSSPADSNSGLLPSSGHDPRHSADQYAKMGIAGKVKVSKTVLKYGSMMPDVPLLKYNDGRLLPTMFHGAWLTSEQVRDLKFTLARLNQYTARDSTDRQDIRVHCKNKRYACDIEADHFDLAGVDYRFNERLSAQYQVSKLENIYRQHFLGLVASQPLDVGTLSADLRVIKSDDIGNARAGQIDHRAFSGMLGYSLGGHKISAGWQRMYGDSAMPYLDGTNPYLVNYAQVNDFAAAQERSWQLRYDYDFKALGVPGLTFFTRYINGDNIKVPGSNAEGKEWERDTELKYQVQSGTFKDVSVRLRNSTYRSNYEKWARDMDETRVIVSYNFSIF from the coding sequence ATGTTTGCCCCTTTTCCCCTCGCCCCCGGGCGCCGAGTTGCCGGCCTGTTCTTCCTGTGTGTCGGTGCCAACGCCCAGGCCGCTGGTTTTCTTGAAGACAGCAGTGCCAAGGTCGAAGCACGCAATGTCTATTTCAACCGGGACTTTCGTGACGGCCACAGCAGTTCCAGCCAGGGCGCGTCGAAACGCGAAGAATGGGCCCAGGGGTTCATCCTCAATGTCCAGTCCGGTTATACCCAGGGCCCGGTAGGCTTCGGCGTCGATGCCCTGGGCATGGTCGGTTTCAAGCTGGACTCGAGTCCGGCCGACAGTAACAGCGGCCTGTTGCCGTCGTCCGGCCACGATCCGCGCCACTCGGCCGACCAGTACGCCAAGATGGGCATCGCCGGCAAGGTCAAGGTTTCCAAGACCGTGCTCAAGTACGGCTCGATGATGCCCGATGTGCCGTTGCTCAAGTACAACGACGGCCGTCTGCTGCCGACCATGTTCCATGGTGCCTGGCTGACCAGCGAGCAAGTGCGCGACCTGAAGTTCACCCTGGCCCGCCTGAACCAGTACACCGCGCGGGACTCCACCGACCGCCAGGACATTCGCGTCCACTGCAAGAACAAGCGCTACGCCTGCGACATCGAGGCCGATCACTTCGACCTGGCTGGCGTCGACTACCGCTTCAACGAGCGCCTCAGCGCCCAGTACCAGGTCTCCAAGCTGGAAAACATCTACCGCCAGCACTTCCTCGGCCTGGTAGCCAGCCAGCCACTGGACGTCGGCACCCTGTCGGCCGACCTGCGGGTGATCAAGAGCGACGACATCGGTAACGCCCGCGCCGGCCAGATCGACCACCGCGCCTTCAGCGGCATGCTCGGCTACAGCCTGGGCGGCCACAAGATCAGTGCCGGCTGGCAGCGCATGTACGGCGACAGCGCCATGCCGTACCTCGATGGCACCAACCCGTATCTGGTCAACTACGCCCAGGTCAATGACTTCGCCGCCGCCCAGGAGCGTTCCTGGCAGCTGCGTTACGACTATGACTTCAAGGCCCTGGGCGTGCCTGGCCTGACCTTCTTCACCCGTTACATCAACGGTGACAACATCAAGGTCCCGGGCAGCAACGCCGAAGGCAAGGAATGGGAACGCGACACCGAGCTCAAGTACCAGGTACAGAGCGGTACCTTCAAGGATGTCAGCGTGCGCCTGCGTAACTCCACCTACCGCAGCAACTACGAGAAGTGGGCGCGCGACATGGATGAGACCCGCGTCATCGTCAGCTACAACTTCTCGATCTTCTAA